Below is a genomic region from Sinobacterium norvegicum.
CGTCATCTTCGTTGGTGCCATCATGTACTCGCCACCATTAATGACATCTTCGGCTTCGATGCTGTCATCGCCCTCTAATAAGCCTTCCATCTCCATATTCATCGCCCGCAGCGACAGCATCCACTCGCCCTTGCCGTGCAAATGATCGCCCATTACACCAATAGGGGCGTGGCTGGAAGAGCCGTTACCGGCCAGATTATGGTTGCTATCTGCCTGAGTGACAGCACTGATTAGCACTGCAGCCACGGCTGCGGCTATTGCGGTTTTACTCATTTGTTCCAACTCCGGTATGGCTGTTATCTTTCTAACAATATTACCGAGTTGTTAGACATCGGAACATGCGACCAAATGTCGCAGGTAGTACTCGTGCAACATACGGCGGGATAATTTCACCCCGCCAGTCAGTAATTCCGGAGGTAAAACAAAATATCGGTCAGGGTGTTTGAAGCGAGCCAGACGAGGCTGCAAATACTCCGCAAGGTAGGTCGAATCAGCAGCGCTATCACCGGCGACACCACCACTTATAAAGGCAACAGGTCGTTGACCAAACTCACTATCATCGACAGCAAGCACCATGGCTTGATCGATCTCAGAGTGGGACAATAACACCGCCTCTATCTCTTCCGGTTGAATGTTTTCGCCACCGGAGATAAACATATTGTCCATACGACCAATAATTGTCAGAGTTCCATCGGTCTGGCGCCCTAAATCTCCGCTGTGATACCAGCCATCCTCGGACAACAGCGATTCGACTTCACCGCGACGATAATAACCCAGAGCCAGCGTCTCACCACGCAACCAAATTTCATCGCCGGACAAACACATTTGGCGTCTGGGCAACAGCCTACCCACACTGCTGGTGTGGTCCGCTCGTTTTACTGTCACTGTTGAGGCGGCCTCAGTCATGCCGTAGCCACACCAACAGGCAATCCCTTGCTGTTCTGCCAGCTCAGTCAAACCACTGTCGATATGACTCCCCCCTAACAGCACCTGTTTAAGCAGCGGATAACGAGACCGAGAGCGCTGCAACAATCGCTGCAACTGGGTCGGCACTAACGAGGCATGGGAGGCCAGCGACAAAGACCCCATGGCGCTCTCATCATCGACAACCAACCGGGCTCCACGCCATAACCAACGCCAAATAATGGCCATTCCCGATACATGATAAAGAGGAAGCGACAGCAACCAGCCATCCTCCTTTGTAAATGGAATCTTACTTAACAAGCCTTCTGCACTGGCCAAGTGCTGTCCTACCGTATGCAGTACAGCCTTCGGCAGACCACTGCTGCCCGACGTCATGACTAAACTGGCCCACTGCCCCTGCGATATTGTCGGGCTGGCTGGTTTATCCTCTGTAACACTCTCTAACGCCGACGAGAAAAACCCGTCACCGATGATAATTGATGCCGCCAACTGTTCGACTAGGCGTTTTTTTTGTTGCTCCGGAAAATTATGATTTAGTGCGGTGAAAACAGCCCCTAGCCGCAGGCAGGCCAAAAATAAAAACAGTTGCTCCGAGGGTTTTGTCGCCACACAAACAACAATATCTCTGCGGCCGACACCCTGCTGCTCTAGCCTCGCCGTTAACTGATCAACCCGTCGCCATAGCGACAACCAACTGACATTCTCACCATTAATTGTCGCCGCAACAGCGTCGCAGTTTGGCCATGTGAAAGAGCCAGATGATCGTGGGCTAGCCAAGTGCCACCTCCTCCAACTCAGCCAGGCTTCGTACAGGCAAGGTGGCGCCTGGCCAGCACCGTATTAACTGATGTTGGTAAATGCTTAAGGTATCCAAGCCAGGCAGAGTCTCCGGCGTTAGCTGTGCGGCCAATCTTGCCAACTGCCCCAAACCTAACGATGTCTCTAAGCTTGAGCTGATAATAGCCTCAACCCCCAGGGCCGATGCCTGCACTATTCTCTCGCAGCACTGCGCAATCGAACCGAGCAACATGGGCTTAATCACCCAGGCCACAACATGATCACATTGAGAAAAACCTATTTCGGGTTGTTGACGAAGCGTCTCATCCCAGGCCAGCGGCACACGGTATTGCTGCGCCAACAGTAAACTATCTTGGTGGTCACGGCAGGGCTCTTCGATAAAATCAATTTGTGCCATCAGCTCCGGTGGCATAGAGGATAGAAAATCCTTGCCCTGCGCCAAAGTCCAAGCCTGATTGACATCCAAACGATAACGGCAGCCCGGTCTGGACGTCATGTGCCGAATAAGCATCGCCAGCTCATCGGCAACTTTTCGTCGGCCAAGTTTGGCCTTCACAATGCCACAGTCAACCTTATCGGCACTGCTCAGCGAGCTTAAGAACGCACTGGAATAATTACCTGCAGTCGGCAGCGATGAGTTGAGCTCCGCATGTGCGAAGCTAAAACCACAACGTACCGATGGGCAGTAATCATCGATGCTTAATTGACCGCAGTACTGCCATTGCCTCAATAATTTTTCGGCGTCTGACTCAGCCTGCGGCAACGATTCGAGACTGAACCCTGATAACGGTGCCACC
It encodes:
- the menC gene encoding o-succinylbenzoate synthase, encoding MAASPSRLAQLYRYRLPVDSGLILNGKRVHQRQGLIIALCEAGRQGLGEVAPLSGFSLESLPQAESDAEKLLRQWQYCGQLSIDDYCPSVRCGFSFAHAELNSSLPTAGNYSSAFLSSLSSADKVDCGIVKAKLGRRKVADELAMLIRHMTSRPGCRYRLDVNQAWTLAQGKDFLSSMPPELMAQIDFIEEPCRDHQDSLLLAQQYRVPLAWDETLRQQPEIGFSQCDHVVAWVIKPMLLGSIAQCCERIVQASALGVEAIISSSLETSLGLGQLARLAAQLTPETLPGLDTLSIYQHQLIRCWPGATLPVRSLAELEEVALG
- the menE gene encoding o-succinylbenzoate--CoA ligase — protein: MASPRSSGSFTWPNCDAVAATINGENVSWLSLWRRVDQLTARLEQQGVGRRDIVVCVATKPSEQLFLFLACLRLGAVFTALNHNFPEQQKKRLVEQLAASIIIGDGFFSSALESVTEDKPASPTISQGQWASLVMTSGSSGLPKAVLHTVGQHLASAEGLLSKIPFTKEDGWLLSLPLYHVSGMAIIWRWLWRGARLVVDDESAMGSLSLASHASLVPTQLQRLLQRSRSRYPLLKQVLLGGSHIDSGLTELAEQQGIACWCGYGMTEAASTVTVKRADHTSSVGRLLPRRQMCLSGDEIWLRGETLALGYYRRGEVESLLSEDGWYHSGDLGRQTDGTLTIIGRMDNMFISGGENIQPEEIEAVLLSHSEIDQAMVLAVDDSEFGQRPVAFISGGVAGDSAADSTYLAEYLQPRLARFKHPDRYFVLPPELLTGGVKLSRRMLHEYYLRHLVACSDV